A region of Epinephelus moara isolate mb chromosome 15, YSFRI_EMoa_1.0, whole genome shotgun sequence DNA encodes the following proteins:
- the LOC126401938 gene encoding PI-PLC X domain-containing protein 1-like, protein MIPVKTMEDEERLQLGGNPDWMSRLPEELLDVPLWDLAIPGSHDSMSFCLDVSSPVLRSEPRVLRVTDMLFPWCTRACVYRWATTQQSVLSDQCDLGIRFLDLRIARKPSGGSKLFFAHGIYTLMTVKEALDELATWLDAHPKEIIIISCSHFESLTSEDHVDLVEYIISLFGKKLCSSQDVPTLHSCWSRHQQVVVTYGNQQMVLLHPELWHDIPYWYADSSDPKKVIAYLEDQKHSGRPAGFYVSGLNLTEDTPYVLCHPLQDMREMTRRALSGLLRWASEQRPGREADRVNILCCDFVDVSQFCSLVIGLNYKLLADARPVCRMPRAPSSEVTGCCHSNETGNPT, encoded by the exons ATGATTCCGGTGAAGACGATGGAAGATGAAGAGCGGCTACAGCTGGGAGGAAACCCGGACTGGATGTCGCGTCTGCCCGAGGAGCTGCTGGATGTCCCGCTGTGGGACCTGGCTATACCCG GGAGCCATGACAGCATGTCTTTCTGCCTGGATGTGTCCTCTCCTGTCCTGAGATCAGAGCCCCGTGTCCTCAGAGTCACTGACATGCTGTTTCCCTGGTGTACTCGAGCCTGTGTCTACCGCTGGGCCACCACACAG caatCCGTCCTCAGTGATCAATGTGACCTTGGTATTCGTTTCTTGGACCTGCGGATCGCTAGGAAGCCATCGGGAGGCAGCAAGTTGTTCTTCGCCCACGGCATCTACACACTGATGACTGTGAAG gaggcTCTGGATGAACTGGCTACCTGGTTGGACGCTCATCCCAAAGAGATTATAATCATTTCCTGCTCGCACTTTGAATCACTAACCAGCGAAGATCACGTGGACCTTGTGGAGTACATCATCTCGCTGTTCGGAAAGAAGCTCTGCTCGTCACAG GACGTTCCCACTCTGCATTCCTGTTGGTCCAGACATCAGCAGGTTGTTGTTACCTATGGCAACCAGCAGATGGTGCTGCTGCACCCTGAGCTGTGGCATGACATACCTTACTG GTATGCTGACAGCTCGGACCCGAAGAAGGTGATCGCCTACCTGGAGGACCAGAAGCACAGTGGAAGACCAG CTGGTTTCTACGTCAGCGGTCTGAACCTGACAGAAGACACTCCCTACGTCCTCTGCCATCCCCTCCAGGACATGAGGGAGATGACGAGGAGGGCGCTCTCTGGGCTGCTCCGCTGGGCGAGCGAGCAGCGTCCGGGGCGCGAGGCGGACAGGGTCAACATCCTCTGCTGCGACTTCGTGGACGTCAGTCAGTTCTGCTCGCTCGTCATCGGCCTGAACTACAAGCTGCTCGCTGATGCTCGCCCTGTCTGCAGGATGCCACGAGCGCCTTCCTCGGAGGTCACtggctgttgccacagcaacGAGACTGGAAATCCAACGTAG